DNA from Microbacterium foliorum:
GCATCGCCACGGATGCCTGCAGGTCGAGCGCGCCGAAGGACTGCTGCCAGGTGGTGAGCAGGTCGAGTCCGGCGGCGGCGGCGCGGCGGGCGTCGGCGTCCCTCCCCGCCGCGGATGCTCGCGCGGCGCGCACCTCGTGGGCACGCAGCCGCAGGGGCATCGGGGCGTCGGGGGCGAGCCGCGGCATCCGTCCCCCGTCGGCGAACCGGGCCGTGAGCGACAGGGCGGCGGCTTCGGTGCGGAACCCGCCGCGGGTGAGCGCGGCGGCGGTGCGGGTGAAATCGGCGGCGGCCGGCGGACGTGTCGGGTGGGCGCGCAGCCCGGCCTCGAGGCGCACGGCCTCTGCACGAGCCGCCCACCCTTCACTGCCGAGGGTGGCGAACCGGCGGGATGCGGTCGCCGCGGCGCGCTCGGCGGCGACCGCGTCGTGCCGCAGCAGTGACCGGGCGAGGTGGAACTCGGCCTCCCCCCGGGCCTGCCGCATCCGCTGCGCTCCGAACTGCACGGCGACCGTGCCGAGAAGCTCCTCGGCCTCGGTCGTGAGTCCGGCATCGCGCAGCACCTCGGCCCGGTCGAGATCGCTGATGGCGGCGGCGAGGTCGCTGGTCGCCGCGAGCATGGGGCGTGACCTCGTCATGAGGGCGAGAGCGGTGACGAGGTCTCCGCCGAGCAGCGCGGCGTAGCCGAGATTGTGTCGCGCTTCGGCGAGGGGCTCCTGCGCGTCATGCGCCTCGTAGGTCGCGATGGCCCGCTGCAGATCGTCGGCGCAGCGGTCGAGACGGTGCCGTTGCATGTCGACCATGGCCCGGCTCATGCGCAGATTCGCGCCCTCGATCGAGTCGTCGTCGAGGCCGTTGATCGCGGTGGTCAGCGAGAGCTCCGCCTCGTCGAGCCGTCCGCCGTGCATCAGCAGCGTGCCGAGCTGGCCGTGTGAGAGTGCGACGGTCTCGGCGCTGAGCCCCGGTCGCGACAGCGTCTCGCGGGAGAGCTGCTCGGCCGCGGCGGGCTGGCCGGTCTGCGCGAGCACGTACGCCATGGTGCCGTCGATGCGGGCGCGCAGATCCTGGTCATCGGTGCGCGACGATGCGGCGGTGAGGGCGCGGCGTGCCTGCGCGAACCGTCGGGAGTTGGCCGCGTCGACGCCGCGCCGATGCAGCACGTGCGCGGTCAGGGGCATCACACCAGAATGCCGGTCTGCGGGGCGTCAGGGAAGGGCCGCGGCGGCATCCGAAGCGCCGGATGGCTGAACGATGCCCGACTGGCTGACGATTCCGTCCCCTTCGGTCAGCCGTCCGGGCGTTCGTCAGCCACCCGAGCGCGCCTACCCCCGCTCGACCGGCGTCGGCAGCGTCTTCAGCACCGCTGCGACCGCCTTCGCCGCGGCGGCAGGAGTCACCCCCTGCGTCGGAACCGTTCCGAGTTCGGCCGCGACGCGTCCCGCGACGTAGGGCGCCGAGAACGAGGTGCCGCTCCAGATCGCGAAGCCGCCCCGATAGTCGTCGGGATCGATCGTCTCGCGGCGCAGTCCCTCGACGTCCGCCCGGGTGCTCGCCTGCTCGCCGCCGACGAACGCCGGAGACGTGCTGACGACGGCCGCACCCGGTGCGTACGTCTGCACCCAGGGCCCGACGTTCGAGAACAGGGCGACCGAGCGGGCCGACGGGTTGAGGGCGCCCACCGACACATGCGGAGCATCGCGGTCACGGGGGATGCCGTTGTCGGCCCCCGGCCACGACCACAGCGAGGCGGGGAACGAGGGGCGGTCGATCGCGTCGTTGCCCGCCGAGCACACGACGACGCATCCGAGCTGCCGCGCCGTGGTGAGCAGCGCATGCAGGGTCCGGCTGAACAGTCCGTCGACCGGCGTCTCGTGGTAGTACCCGAGCGACAGATTCAGCACGTCGATCGGATGCCCGGTCTTCGGGTCCTCACGGTGGCGCCGCAGCAGTTCCACGACCTGCGCGACCGTGGTGAGGAACGTGCTCTCGTCGATCACCCCGAGCGCCCCGGCCATGCGGATCGACAGGATGTCGGCATCCGGTGCCGCCTGGCGGATGATGCCGGCGATGAAGGTGCCGTGCCCGGCGACGGCGTCGATCTCACCGTCGAGCTGCCCGTACAGGTCGGGGTACCGCTCGGGGTCGGCGTCGTCGGTGAGGCCGACCGGAACACCGTCGAGCTCGATGTGTCGGGTCACCACGTCATCCGGCAGCCAGTCGTGCACACCGCATCCGGTGTCGAGCACGGCCACGACGGGGCGGCGTCCGCGCTTCGGGGCCGCCGCGCGCTGCGGCGCCGCTCCCACCCAGGCCACCGGCTGCCGCGCACCGCGCCCGGGCTCGAGGTAGTCATCGCTGCCGCCGGCACCCGCACCGCGCACCGGGTTGGTGCGGCTGAACGGGTTGGTGCGGCTGAAGGGATTCGTGCGACTGAACGGATTGAGCCCCACCGGGTCGATCGACAGCACGTGCTCGAGGCTGGTTCGCGGCATCGATGTGCGGGAGCTGCGCCGTGCGCGCTGCAGGACGCGCCATGCGTCGGGAGGGACCGGTGACTCGCCGCGGGTGGGTTCGTCGGGGGTGGTCAGCTGTGCGCGCAGGAATCCGGGGACTCCCGGCGCCAGCGGGCCTCGGACGACGGCATCGTCGTCGGGTTCGAGCTCGAGGGTCCACCCGAACGTTCCCGCGGCCTCCTGCAGCTCCTTGATCTCCCGGTCGTAGCCCTCCTGATCGTCGTCCTGATCCTGCGTGATCAGCAGTCGATCCTGCAGATAGGCGGTCGGGAACGCTCTGACCCCGCCCACCGGTTCGATCGAGGGATCGAGCGCCGTGCCGCGCCTGATCGATCCTTCCGCTCTGTCCTGCCAGGTCCATCCCGCGGGCTGTTCCATCGTCGGTCCTCTCCTCGCGGGCGCACCCGCATCCTGCGCGGGTCCACCCGCGGTGTGTGCGGGCGAACCCGCGGTGTGTGTGGTGTGTCACGCGCGGTCTGCGTGGTCTGCGTGGATTCTCACGCGCGGTGCGTGCGGGCCGATCCGCCTCGCGTGCGGGCCGATCCGCCTCGCGCCCCACGGCGGTCGATCACAGCTCGAACTGCGGGGTCGACAGCGTGCGCGTCTCATCGCCGATGGTGGTGGAAAGGCGCACGAGTGTCAGGCCGTCGGGCACCTCGTCGAACACGAACCGTCCGGTCGCGCTCGCTGTGGTGGTGCGGACGTTCTCGCCCTGCGCGAGCTCGATCGACCCGGCGGCCGCGTCGACCCAGCCGTCGACGCGGTGCGCGCCGGTCGCGGTGCCGGTGACGTGGAGCAGGATGTTCGTGGTGCCGTCGCTGAACTGCAGGGTCAGAGCATCTGCATCTCCCCGCACCGCGCCGAGCGGCTCGTCGACGAGGGTGAGCAGCGCGTACTCGGCCGAGAGCCCGTCGGCGGCCACCGCCGCGATCATGCGATCGATGAGGCTCGCCGGCATCGGGTCCACGCTGCGCCAGAGCGAGCGCAGGTGGGCGAACAGTTCAGCATCCTCGTGGTTGTCGCCGCCGTTGCTGCCATCGTTCTCACTCATGAGCGTCCCTCCATCCGTGGGGTCGTGTCGAGCAGGTCGCGCAGCTTCGCCAGGCAGCGCTGGCGGGTCGGCCCGATGCTGCCCACCGGCATCGCCAGATCGGCCGCGAGGCGGGCGTAGTCGGGGCGCTCTTCGAAGGCGATCACTCGCAGCAGCCGCTGGCAGCGTTCGGCGAGGTTCTGCACCGCCGCCCACAGCCGCCGGCTCTCGTCGCCGATCGCGGCATGGTCTTCGGCCGACTGCTGCTCGGGAAGGAGCGCGTCGAGAGCATCCGCCTCCGTCGTGTCGAGACGGTTGAGTGCCTTGCCCGCGCGCCAGGCTTCTCGGCGGGCGGTGGTGGTGAGCCAGGCGGAGACGGCCTTCGGGTCGGAGATCGAGCGGTGGCCGCGGACCAGCTGCAGCCACGTCGTCTGGATGACGTCTTCGGCGAGCGTGCGCTCGAGCCCGTAGGCGCGCACGACATGCCAGAGGACAGGGGTCATCAGCCGCACGAGGTCTTCCATCGCGCGGCTGTCGCCGTCCCGCCATGCGTCGAAGTGGCCGGCGGCACGCGTCCAGCGCGCCGCTCCGTCGTCCGGTGCAGGATCGAGGCCGGCGCCATCGGGTGCGCCGTCGATCATGAGTCCCATTGTGATCACACAGGTAAGGAGCACGGCAAGGGGCCAGTGATACATGGACTCGGTTGTTTTCCGGAATGTGGGTTTTGGGTTCGGGGTCCCGGCTCCAAGACGGGCCGGATGCAGGAGGGAGGCACGGATGCAGGACGGGAGTCGGGTTCTCATCCTGCAGACGTGCCGGGGTCCTGCATTCGGACGGAGGAAGGGGACGGCCGAAAACGGGTGACGGGCCGGATGCAGGAGGGGGGCACGGATGCAGGACGGGAGTCGGGTTCTCATCCTGCAGACGTGCCGGGGTCCTGCATTCGGACGGAGGAAGAGGGGGGACGAGGAGAGGGGGGACGACGAAGGGGGGACGAGGAAAGGGGTCTGGCACAGGGGACGAGAGATACGGGCCGGGACAGCGCCGGAGGGACGATGTCGGGTGCCGGGGACGATACCGTGGAGGGGTGATCGCTCTCGCTGTCGTCCTGTTCCTCAATGCCGCCTTCAACGTGGTGGTGTGGCCCCGCTTCTACAAGCGCGTCGCGACCGACCCGCGGGCACGGGATGCCGACGGCAAGGCCACGACCTTCCTCAAGGTGCACGCCGTGCTGATCGCGATCGCCCTGGTGCTGGCTCTGGTCTCGGTGCTCGTCGGCGTCGCCGCACTCACCGGCGCACTCTGAAGATCACGCCCGACCGAGCGGCAGGGCCACCGTCCGGCGCACTCTGACGATCATGCCCGGGTGATGCTCAGCCCGCCGAGACCGGCTGCTGCAACTCGGTGATCCAGTCAGCCTGGTCTTCGGATTCGGACTGCAGGTAGACCTCTCGGCATGGTCCTACCGCCTCTGCGCCACGCTCGGTGATCGCGGCGTTGACGGCGCCCCAGCTCTCGTCGATCGTCGCCATGGACCCGTGATGGGTGGCGGTGAAGGCCGTAGCCACGGCGGGCAGCTCCACGATCACGAGGCCGTCGATCGCGGGACCGTCGTACGTGAAGCCGACGGTGATGCGCACGCCGTGACGGTCCATGTCGTACTCGGCGATCGGCATCCCCGGCGTCGCTCCGGATGCCAGAAGCGCGTCGGCCACGCGGTCGAACAGCGGTCCGACGACCGCGGCGACCTCGGGCTGCGTGTCGACCGACTGCGTCAGGGTCGCGAGTCGGACAAAATGAAGGGGCTTCTCGGTGATCTCCAGGGCTGACATCGTCGTCTCCTCGGGTAGGGGTGGTCGGTGCCGCCGATCCTACGCACCGACACCGACATCCGATACGGGCATTCGTCAGGCGTGCGCGCGCGTCGGCGGCTTCCGTCCGGTCTCCCGAGCGAGACTCAGGTGTTCTCGTACTGCTTCGCGTGCTCGGCCCACTGCGATTCCACGGGCAACCCGCGCAGCGCGCGGTTGCCGAGGGCGAGCGCGACGGCGATGACGCAGAGCGCGGCGCACACGAGGATCGTCGCCTCGCGGCCGATCCAGGTGAGTCCGAAGCCGGCGATCATGGGCGCGAGCGGCATCGCGCCCATCCCCAGAACGGCGGCCGCGCTGTTCGCGCGCCCGAGCAGCTGGGTGGGGGTCGCGACCATGAAGTAGCCCATCATCCCCGCGTTCAAGGCCGGAAGCAGCAGCACCGATGCGCCCAGCACGACGACGATGGCCCACGGCTCGGTGACCGTCGACAGCACGATGGCGCCGACGGCGACGACCGACAGCCCGCTGATCGCGATGATCCCTGCCCGGAAGCGCGGCACGAGCATCGGCGCGATGACCGCACCGACGAGCATCACGGCGCCGACGGCCGCGCTCAGCGAGCCGATGAGCAGCTCCGAGTAGCCGTCCTGCTGCAGGGCGTAGATCGTGGTCGTGATTGCGGCGTTGAAGCCGAGGTTGATGATCGTGATGATCAGCAGCACGCCGCCGAGGTCGGCGCGAGAGAGCAGCCACCGGAACCCCTCCCGAAGCTCGGACCACGCGTCGGGTGTGGCGGGGGCGGCGACCACGGCGACCTCGGCGCTCAGCTCTGTCGAAGAACCGAGGCCATCGCGCGCATTGAGGGCGGGCGCGGCAGTGGTCGACGGCGCGGCGGCGGTCGACGTCGCGGCATCCGCTCCCACGCGATCGGCCTCCGCTCCCGCATCGACGATCCCGGAGCGGCGGGCCTCCCTCTTCAGCACCCATGCCGTCACCGCGGCGACCGCATGGCAGAGCGTCATCACGACGCCGACCAGCCATCCGCCGACGCCCAGCAACAGACCGCCCAGCGGTCCGCCGGCGAGCTGCAGCGCGGCATCCCGCCCCTGGTTCGCTGCCTGGGCCCGGCCCATCGCGTCGTCGGGGACGATCTCCTTGATGGCGCTCTCGCCGGCGACGTCGAACAGTCCGCTGCGCGCGGCGAGCAGCACGTTGGCGGCGAGAAGGGTGCCGAAGGTGAGCGCATCGGCGAGGGCGAGCAGCGTGAAGGCGCCCGCGAACAGGATGCCGACGAGGGAGCCGATCAACATCAGGACGATACGAGGATGCCGGTCGGCGAGGATGCCGCCGACGAGGGTCAGCAGGAGCCGCGCGACCATGCCGGCACCGCCGATGATGCCGGCCTGGGCGGGGTCGTTCGTGACGATCAGGGCGAGCAGAGGAATGGCGAAGGCGAACAGCGCGGCCGCGAGTCCCTTGCTCGTGTCGCTCACGAGCCAGGTCAGGTATCGGGTGTTGCGCCACAGGCGGTGCGGTGCGGTCACGGTCGTCATGCTCCTCACGATAGTTCCGCAAGAACAATTGCGCAATACTTATTGCGCAATTTCGCGTGCGGATAGACTGCGAGGATGACGGAGTCGCAGAGCGGAGAAGACCAGGTCTGGATGACCACGGCCATGCTCAAGGCCTATGCGCACCCGCTGCGGCGTCAGATGATCCGGCTCTTCGCGCGCCGCGAGCACCTCCGTGCAGCCGACGTGGCGGAAGACCTCGGCGTCGCCCCGAACAGCGCGAGCTTTCACCTGCGGGTCCTCGCCGATGCCGGGCTGATCGAAGAGGCGCCGGAGCACGCGAGAGATCGCCGCGACCGGGTCTGGAAGTCGCGCAAGGGGTCGATCAACCTCGGCGGCCCCGAGCATCCGGTGCCGGACGAGGCGCTGGGGACCGCGATGGTGCGCTCGCTCGCCGAAGACCATCAGGAGATGATGGCGCGGGTGATCGCCTGGACCCCCGAGTACCTCTCCGGACGCGCGACCGAGATCCACGCCGCGTTCTCGCAGCGCATGGTGCGGCTGACCGAGTCCGAGTTCGACGCGGTGATGGAGCGTGTGCAGGAGGTCATCACCGAAGCGGTCGACGCGCACGATCCGAACGATCCCGACGGGCGTCCCTGGCAGATCGACATCCTCGCCGCCGACGACACCATCTGACCGTCAGTCGCGGGTGGCCCGGTCGCCCTCGGGCTCCGAGGCCTCCGTCTCGGACGTCTCGGCTTGCGGCTCCGGCGTCTCCGTCGGCTCCGGTGTCTCCCTCGGCTCCGGCGTCTCCTCCTCCGGCTCCCGGTGGCCGCTGACGATCAGGATGCGACGAAGGTGCATCGCGGCGAGCACGCCAGGCCCCATGGAGCGATGCTGCCGGATCGTGCGGTCGTCGACCGTCTCGAGCAGCAGCCGGATCGCACGCGCCGCCTCGCCACGCGCCCGATGGTCTGCGGAGTCGACCGGATCCTGCTGCGCGATCACGTCGGCGACGGCCCGGCACGCGGCCGACAGCGGCTCGGGAAGCGCGGGGTCGAGATCGAGAGCCCCCGGACGGTCCCAGATGGTGTCGGCGATCTCGTCCGAGATGTCGCGGATGAGATGGGCGATCCGGTCGAGACGGGCCAGCTCTTCGTGGATGTGCCGGGTCTCGCCGCGGCGGCCCCATGCCCGGGGATTGCCGCGTCGGCTGTCGTCGGCCTCGGCCAGCGCCGAGCGCAGGGCGGCCGTGGTGTCGGCGAGGGATGCGGCATCATTCGCCCACTGCTGGTGCTCGGGAGGCCAGGATTCCGACACGGCGGCACCGATGTCCTCGAGGTGCGCGCTCAGCTGCGAACGGAACTCGTCGACCTGCGCCGAGGCCGCGAGGGTGAGGGGAGCAGGGGCGATCACCACATTCACGATCAGGCCGATGACGACGCCGACGGCCATCTGCACGAGATATCCGAGCGAGTAGTCGTCGGCGTTCTGCCCGCCGACGATCAGCACGAAAAGCGCGGCGATCGGCACATACTCCCGGCCCGCGCCGAACCAGCCGGTACCCGAGACCAGCACGCCGATCCCGACGACCACGGGGATCGTCCACCAGTTCGGACCGACGGTCATGACCACCAGGAATGCCAGCCCGATGCCGGTGGCGAGGCCGATCAGCGTCTGCAGTCCCGAGCGCACCGATCCCATCAGCGTGGGGTACATGCTCACGAGGGCGCCGAGCGGCGCGTAGTAGGGGTACTGCTCCGTGACGCCGGGCATGTGCGGCGCGATCATCCAGGCGAGTCCGACGGCGAGCGTCGTCTTGGCGACCAGGAGCAGGCGTGCGGGGTGCACCGCCTCGCGGATCGACCGGCCCGCGCCCACACGGCGTGCGCGCCATCGCGTTCTGATGTCGGTCACTGCATCCTCCCGTCCGCCTCCCGGAGGGTGACGCTAGTCGGGAGCGCGCGCATCGCTCCAACGGGTTGCGCCGTCGGCGACGGACGGCTAAGCGCACGCGCGGCGGCGCCGACCCCGAGGGGTCGACGCCGCCGTCACCGGTCTCGGAGGCCGAGGTGTCAGGGGGTCGCCCGGCGGAAGGCGAAGAACGACACCGCGCCGAGCAGCACCACGATCGCGAGGCCCCACAGTGCGAGCCCGAGTGCGCCGAGATCGCCCATCGCGAGCCCGACCTGGACCCACAGCTCGAGGCGGGTGACGAGGAACACGAGACCCACCAGCACGAGGGAGAGTCCCACGCCGACGATCGTCACCACCGTGGGCCCCCAGCTCTTGTAGATCGTGGCCCCGGTGAAGCCGAGGACGAAAAGGAAGAGCGCGAGGGTGAAGTAGACGACGAACGCCCCGAGCGGACCCGCCTCCCACAGCCATGGCAGGTAGAACATGTAGCCGTTGACGCCGTAGCCGTTCGTCGCGACCTCGATGCCCCCGCCGAGCAGGAACAGAGCCGCGAGAAAGGCGCTGCCCAGGATCGCGGTGAGCATCGTGCCGACGAAGAAGTCGCGGCGGGTGATGCTCATGGCCTGCGAGAACGGGAAGGTGAGGGTCATCGCCGAGATCCCGATGGCGAAGAAGTACCAGAGCGGGGCCTGTCCGCCCCCGCCGTACTTGGGTCCGTCGCCGGGGATCATCGCGTAGATGAGCACCGAGAGCACGGTCGCCGAGCCGAGGATGATCAGCGGCACCCAGACGAACGTCTGACGGTTGATCAGCTGCAGGCGGATGACGTTGAGTGTGCGTCGCATCAGAGGACTCCTTCCTTCGCGGTCGAGGCTCTGTCGGCTGCCTCGGCCTTCTGGGTGAGACGGACCACCAGCTGCTGCAGCGAGACGGGCGTCAGATCGAGGCCGGACGCCGTGACCTCGGCCCGCTCCGCGGCGGAGAGCGCCCCGAGCACGGTGACCGAGGCCACGCGTCCGAGGGCCTCGCGGTGCAGGATCTCGCGGCCGGAGGCCCAGGCGTCGACCGCCTCCGCATCGCCGACCACGGTGACGGCGCGGTCGCGCACGGCATCCGTGTCCTCGTTGAGGATGATGCGACCGCTGTCGATCACGATGACCTTCTCGATGAGGTTCGAGACCTCGTCGATCAGGTGCGAGGACAGCACGATGGTGCGCGGATGCTCGGCGTAGTCCGCGAGCAGCCGGTCGTAGAAGATCTGCCGAGCCACCGCGTCGAGACCGAGGTACGGCTCGTCGAAGAACGTGAGATCGGCGCGGGAGGCGAGTCCGATGATGACTCCGACCGCCGACAGCTGGCCCCGCGAGAGCTTCTTGATCGTCTGCTTCATCGGCAGCTGGAACTCCGCGATCAGCTCGTCGGCGAGATCCTGATCCCAGTTCTCGAAGAACAGGCGCGCCGCGGCGAAGGCATGACGCGGGTAGGCGTCATCCGGGTACTTCTGGCCCTCGCGCACGAAGCACACGCGGTTCAGCACCCGCGAGTTCTCGTAGGGGTGCTCCCCGAAGACGCGCACGGTTCCGGAGGACTCGAAGTTCTGGGCGGTGAGGATCGACATGAGTGTCGTCTTGCCCGCGCCGTTGCGGCCGAGGAGACCGTAGATGGCGCCCCCTTCGAGGCTGAGCGAGATGTTGTCGAGCGCGCGGGTGTCTTTGTAGCGCTTCGTGAGGTTCTGCACCTCGATGACGGCGGTCATGCTCCGGTCTTCCCTTCTGCTCGGGGTGTGGCGGGATCTGCGATGGTCTGTGCCGCACGCTCGCGAAGGAGGGCGGCGAGGTCCTCGGCTCCGAGCCCGAGCGTGCGGGCCTCGGAGAGGAGGGGGTCGATGAAGCGGTCGGCGAAGGCCGCCCGGCGCTCGCCGAGCACGAGATCCCGAGCCCCGGATGCGACGAACATGCCGATGCCGCGGCGCTTGTACAGCACTCCCTTGTCGGTGAGCATGGCGACTCCCTTCGCTGCGGTCGCGGGGTTGATCCGGTAGAAGCCGGCGAGCTCGTTGGTCGACGGGGCCTGCGCCTCCTCGGACAATGAGCCGTCGAGGATCGAGTCCTCGATCTGCTCGGCGATCTGGAGGAAGAGCGGCTTGCCTTCGTCGATCACGAGTCCTCCGCGGTGGTTAGTGGGTTAGTTGCTAGACTAGGTAACCACTGAACCTGGGTCGTGTCAACCCTTCTGCGTGCCGGCCCCCGCCTGCATCCGCGTCGTCGCTGCGGAGTCGGGTCGGGCGGGGTCACTTTCGCACCCTCGCTGGCGCCCCCTACTCGCGCGGGGTCACTTTGGCATCCTCGCGGGCGCCCAGGCTTGGGCGGGGTCACTTTGGCATCCTCGCGGGCGCCCAGGCTTGGGCGGGGTCACTTCTGCATCGGAAAAGCTCGATAGCGGTGCGGAAATGACCCCGCTGGGTGGGGCGGTGCGGAAGCGGCCCCGCTGGGTGGGGCGGTGCGGAAGTGGCCCCGCTGGGTGGGGCGGCGTCGCTTCGCATCCTCGCTGGCGCGTCCACACTGGGCGGGGTCACTTTGGCATCCTCGCGGGCGCCCAGGCTTGGGCGGGGTCACTTCTGCATCGGAAGAGCTCGATAGCGGTGCGGAAATGACCCCGCTGGGTGGGGCGGTGCGGAAGCGGCCCCGCTGGGTGGGGGCGGGCGAGCGGCGGGCGAGCGGCGGGCGGGGGCGAGCGGCGGGCGGGGGCGGGCGCGCGGCGGGCGGGCGAGCGGCGGGGGCGGATGCCGGGGCATCCGCCCCCGGCCGTCAGCCGCGCAGGTCGCGGGTGCGCAGCGCGACGATCGAGGCGACGACGAAGGCGAGCGCCAGGCCCCACGTCAGCGCGAGGCCGCCGGGGTCGACGCCGTCGGCCAGCGGCGACTGCCGGTAGACCCATGCATATGGCGAGAGGGCGTTCAGCCAGTCGAGATCCGTCGACTGCTTGGCGAGCGCCTGCAGGATGTACCCGACCACCGCGATCCCTGCGCC
Protein-coding regions in this window:
- a CDS encoding S8 family peptidase — protein: MEQPAGWTWQDRAEGSIRRGTALDPSIEPVGGVRAFPTAYLQDRLLITQDQDDDQEGYDREIKELQEAAGTFGWTLELEPDDDAVVRGPLAPGVPGFLRAQLTTPDEPTRGESPVPPDAWRVLQRARRSSRTSMPRTSLEHVLSIDPVGLNPFSRTNPFSRTNPFSRTNPVRGAGAGGSDDYLEPGRGARQPVAWVGAAPQRAAAPKRGRRPVVAVLDTGCGVHDWLPDDVVTRHIELDGVPVGLTDDADPERYPDLYGQLDGEIDAVAGHGTFIAGIIRQAAPDADILSIRMAGALGVIDESTFLTTVAQVVELLRRHREDPKTGHPIDVLNLSLGYYHETPVDGLFSRTLHALLTTARQLGCVVVCSAGNDAIDRPSFPASLWSWPGADNGIPRDRDAPHVSVGALNPSARSVALFSNVGPWVQTYAPGAAVVSTSPAFVGGEQASTRADVEGLRRETIDPDDYRGGFAIWSGTSFSAPYVAGRVAAELGTVPTQGVTPAAAAKAVAAVLKTLPTPVERG
- a CDS encoding RNA polymerase sigma factor, with protein sequence MIDGAPDGAGLDPAPDDGAARWTRAAGHFDAWRDGDSRAMEDLVRLMTPVLWHVVRAYGLERTLAEDVIQTTWLQLVRGHRSISDPKAVSAWLTTTARREAWRAGKALNRLDTTEADALDALLPEQQSAEDHAAIGDESRRLWAAVQNLAERCQRLLRVIAFEERPDYARLAADLAMPVGSIGPTRQRCLAKLRDLLDTTPRMEGRS
- a CDS encoding SCO4848 family membrane protein, encoding MIALAVVLFLNAAFNVVVWPRFYKRVATDPRARDADGKATTFLKVHAVLIAIALVLALVSVLVGVAALTGAL
- a CDS encoding GyrI-like domain-containing protein, with the translated sequence MSALEITEKPLHFVRLATLTQSVDTQPEVAAVVGPLFDRVADALLASGATPGMPIAEYDMDRHGVRITVGFTYDGPAIDGLVIVELPAVATAFTATHHGSMATIDESWGAVNAAITERGAEAVGPCREVYLQSESEDQADWITELQQPVSAG
- a CDS encoding MFS transporter, translating into MTTVTAPHRLWRNTRYLTWLVSDTSKGLAAALFAFAIPLLALIVTNDPAQAGIIGGAGMVARLLLTLVGGILADRHPRIVLMLIGSLVGILFAGAFTLLALADALTFGTLLAANVLLAARSGLFDVAGESAIKEIVPDDAMGRAQAANQGRDAALQLAGGPLGGLLLGVGGWLVGVVMTLCHAVAAVTAWVLKREARRSGIVDAGAEADRVGADAATSTAAAPSTTAAPALNARDGLGSSTELSAEVAVVAAPATPDAWSELREGFRWLLSRADLGGVLLIITIINLGFNAAITTTIYALQQDGYSELLIGSLSAAVGAVMLVGAVIAPMLVPRFRAGIIAISGLSVVAVGAIVLSTVTEPWAIVVVLGASVLLLPALNAGMMGYFMVATPTQLLGRANSAAAVLGMGAMPLAPMIAGFGLTWIGREATILVCAALCVIAVALALGNRALRGLPVESQWAEHAKQYENT
- a CDS encoding helix-turn-helix domain-containing protein — translated: MTESQSGEDQVWMTTAMLKAYAHPLRRQMIRLFARREHLRAADVAEDLGVAPNSASFHLRVLADAGLIEEAPEHARDRRDRVWKSRKGSINLGGPEHPVPDEALGTAMVRSLAEDHQEMMARVIAWTPEYLSGRATEIHAAFSQRMVRLTESEFDAVMERVQEVITEAVDAHDPNDPDGRPWQIDILAADDTI
- a CDS encoding FUSC family protein, with translation MTDIRTRWRARRVGAGRSIREAVHPARLLLVAKTTLAVGLAWMIAPHMPGVTEQYPYYAPLGALVSMYPTLMGSVRSGLQTLIGLATGIGLAFLVVMTVGPNWWTIPVVVGIGVLVSGTGWFGAGREYVPIAALFVLIVGGQNADDYSLGYLVQMAVGVVIGLIVNVVIAPAPLTLAASAQVDEFRSQLSAHLEDIGAAVSESWPPEHQQWANDAASLADTTAALRSALAEADDSRRGNPRAWGRRGETRHIHEELARLDRIAHLIRDISDEIADTIWDRPGALDLDPALPEPLSAACRAVADVIAQQDPVDSADHRARGEAARAIRLLLETVDDRTIRQHRSMGPGVLAAMHLRRILIVSGHREPEEETPEPRETPEPTETPEPQAETSETEASEPEGDRATRD
- a CDS encoding ABC transporter ATP-binding protein; translation: MTAVIEVQNLTKRYKDTRALDNISLSLEGGAIYGLLGRNGAGKTTLMSILTAQNFESSGTVRVFGEHPYENSRVLNRVCFVREGQKYPDDAYPRHAFAAARLFFENWDQDLADELIAEFQLPMKQTIKKLSRGQLSAVGVIIGLASRADLTFFDEPYLGLDAVARQIFYDRLLADYAEHPRTIVLSSHLIDEVSNLIEKVIVIDSGRIILNEDTDAVRDRAVTVVGDAEAVDAWASGREILHREALGRVASVTVLGALSAAERAEVTASGLDLTPVSLQQLVVRLTQKAEAADRASTAKEGVL
- a CDS encoding GntR family transcriptional regulator, with translation MIDEGKPLFLQIAEQIEDSILDGSLSEEAQAPSTNELAGFYRINPATAAKGVAMLTDKGVLYKRRGIGMFVASGARDLVLGERRAAFADRFIDPLLSEARTLGLGAEDLAALLRERAAQTIADPATPRAEGKTGA